The DNA region caatcagagcacaccttgcttttcagaccgaatcaacgcgtttcagaaagccggggcatagaggagcaacagtaatgtactgtatgtggaaaataatgtgttttttgaaccttaaactgcgtaaactcattgcattacaccaaatacacaacaatgttttttttagcaatgtcatatgacccctttaaaatctccACCTGTTGCTTCAAGCCTCACCAGTAGGTTGTGCAATTGATAGTtgagagcagcagagagagaggagCCATTTGTTGCGTGGCTTCTGTCATACCTCCATAAATAATCAACTATATGGCCACTATTTTATGACACAGAATGGACTCACCCTTTCCCTCCTACTGACACCACCTGCATATTGACTCTGCCACGGACTGGTTTGTTCCCAGCCCACTGACCAACAACCATGCCAGCGATTTCCAGCTTGCCACCCTGGGGAGGTATAGACTGGATTCCTAAAAAAGTTTCAGAAAATGACTAAAGGGATACCAAAGGgcagtaaataaaatgaactaaatgTGCTAAATGGGAGGAAGGTCTAACCTGGGAAGGCCCTGGGCCGGTGCTGGTGGTGAtggtgaggaggaggaggcaTTGAGCCCAGGGGGCGAGGAGGGTATAGAGGATGCATGGGGTAGAAAGGGGGCACCATGGCAGGGGGGAGGAATGCAGGGGGTGGCAGTGGTGGAGGTGGGGGAGGCGGCCGGGACAGGTTGATGCCTTCCAGAATGGACTGGCGCATCTTCTCCACTCTCGAAACCAGCTCCTCCTGCAGGACAAAGTGTCACAGACAATAAAAAACCCTTAAATATTCCCAAATACTAAACAGATGTGACTGCATTTATACGGTTGTTACCTGGCCTTCACACATATCAAGTAAGGAGGCTCTGTCTCTGGTGGCTTTAGCTAGCTTGCTCTGGAACAACTTCCCATCAAAAAAGCCCCAAGGGCAGCAGTGGTCCCACGGCAAGGGCTGTCCACATACATCATTCACAAACAGGGCAGTGTCCACTCCACTCATGAACAGAGAGGCCAGCTGCACCCCACGGTTATCCACCTTCTCCACCTGGTATCAGTGTCAAAGAGAAGAAATATGATCCGGCAGCATGTTTGGCATCAGCCTGGTAAATATCACAGTAGCATGTCATTTCAGATTTCACAGAGCTCTTTCAAAGAAGATCATTGACAAACTGACAGTTGAAAGACAGCATTctattttaaagaactgttttgcCTTGAACCTTTTGCTTTGTGTGATATACAGCTATTGAAGTTGAGCTGAGCTGTTGAGTCCTTACAAGTTAGTCTTGTCTAAAAACATGCTTTGCCTCAAGGCAAAGAAAAAAAGGATCAAAATTGTTGTGAATGAACATTTAATAAAGAAAGCGTGGAAGATACAAAGACAAAGAGTGCATGGGGTATGTTGTGTGCAGTGTTCAATTCAATCCCGCCTCTCACTGCTTTTACTGTAATCTGGATCTGTACAGTTATATAAGAACATGCAAACACATTCAAATGTGCTTTAGTCTCAAACCACAGCTATCCATCCATCTGGTATTAACTCAATAAATAGATAAATCTTTAATTAgaaataaacatctttaattaGTTTTCAATCATTCTCTGAGATgcagccaacacacacacacacctaatacatatatatatatgtgtatgtattttttttttttttatgtatgtgtttgtttgtgtgcttttttgtgtttttgtgtaggcTTAGTTTGTAGTATTTTTTGGTATATAAGAGATGATCTGTTTATTTTGGGAACACAACAAATttctaaaattgtaattataaaacCAGCTGTTgtcaataaaataagttttaagggCTCCCTGTGGTTTTTACCAAATTAAAATCTTGATGGtttgatgaaattaaaaaaattaagaccgccattaatattagtattgcaACTGTCttgtaaaataacattatgatTATTGTATTACTTTACTCTCTGAAATTAGTCAAcagtgatgtatttttattttggcaaatattttaattcagaaataaataagaatactactaataatagtttttatagttATTGAGAATAATAGATAATCACATTGATATAAAccacaacatttttcaaattgtgCTGCTCTAATACAagcacagcaaaaaataaaataaaaaaggctacCCCTAATTGCTGGAGGGGGTGGTCACTGTGTGACAGAGTTAATGAGAAATGTGTTACCTTGAGTTCCTGAAGTTGGTCAGGCTCATAGAGCTGGTTGGACACAGCTTGAGCCAAAAAGGAATCATGCTAGTTGATGTGGATGAATGATGCGACCCCGGGGACTGCATgatttatatgtatgtaaacaCATAACACTGCTCAAGACACCCAGAGCTCCTCAGGTTCAGTGCTGATCTACTTATCAAATCATTTAGTAAGAACCACTCTAATGTCAATGGCCAATGAGACACAGGTCTCCAATGATGTCATCTCCAAGGTACCTGAGCACGCAGCACATGAGCAGCAGGTGAGATGGCACACAGGTCGGGTTGAGCAGGGCAGGGCAGTCAGAGCGCATGCAGGCTAGGAAGGCTCGTGTACGGCGGCTACGGTCCTCAGACGCTCTGCCCAGCCACAACCGCCTCAGGTTGGGACACGTCCACTCGCGGAAACACAGGGCTGGAACGAGCTCTGGGGTCAGGGCAGATTTAGCTTTACTGGCACACCACTCCTTTACAATCACTGGAGGCACTGTGGAGTTAAATGAGACACATTTAGATTCATTTTCATCTTACTTTGATGCCTTCTTTCTCCTTACTTCTTACAACTTTCTATCTGGcaatttgtgtttattaatatttactcatcatatattattaataaaacaataatttttatcttattttgatgcattgtttttacttaaatgtatatatttaacccAAATATTAACATTGAACAGCACATTCATTTTTGCTGTGGTACTTAAATCAGAATTGAGAATCTCAAAAGTTTCCTGGTGTTGGAATTAGCAACTTATTTTTTGGTATTGTGACAATACTCAAAATGTGTATGCCATTTAACGGACTCATCTAACCAAGGTCTACGCTTACCGTCAACTGGACTACGCTTGCGCATGGCCAGTCTCTCCAGCCTCCGCTGGGTCTCAGCCAAGCTGAAAAGCACCCCGTAGGCATACTGGCGGGCAGAACGGAAAAGTAGAGAAGCAGGAGGCAGGTCGGGGTTGCACTCGTCTTCTATACACACTGGCATCTTCATCTCCCCCTGGGAGAGAGAAAGGGAAGGGAGAACAAAAAGTGACAGGGAGGATTGTAAGAGCTCTGAGAGGTATTATTAGAtgctttttaatacattaaataagttttCAGGGCATTTGTCaccataaatgtaaacaaattttggtataatattatttaactcccatttaaagggatagttcactcagaaatgaaaaattctgtcattaattactcaacctcacgTCTCATCCTGGaccttggaatgacatgagggtgaatgacagaattttaatttctgggtgaaccatccctttaaacatttaaggttatattatatacactacatattttatataatattataattaacttTGAAATACATAAATCTATGTAAAAATACTGatcttaaatgcatttaaaaaaaactgaaaggaaAAACTCATTTACAAGTAAAAACTCCAAAACTTGCAACTGTGCCATTGCAGATTCAGCAGCAAGAAATATTAGGGATGAAAccagaatggcatttatttgtgaGCACATGCTGTGTTACTGTGGTACCTTGGTCAGGATGTGGTAGATCTGTGGATACATGAGTCCtcttctgtgtctgtgttctgCCACTCTCAGCACCTCGGCACTGACCTGTGGAAGGGGTGGAGTTGTGATGTCCATGTGACTCCGTGTTGGCATGGACAGCAATGATGGAATGGACGGCCCACTTCCGTTACCATGGTGCCCGTCCCCAGAGCCACTGCCCCCCCGTCCACTGGGATCTTCCCATCTTGTAGACTTGTCAGCCAAATGACTACGACagaaaattaatattcattttgctCTGAATAGCAGATTGCTTGCAAGTACACAACACAATGAACAGATTCTGTACAATATAAACTCACTTAGTGCTGGTGTCATTTTGCTCCTCCCCATCTGAAGACGAAGATGATGAGGGGGAGGGGCCTGTAGGAGCAGCAGTGTGATGATTGGGCTGTCGGTTGCCACCTTGAGTGGAATCATATGGAGCAGACCAATCAGCAAAGCCCATTTTCCCAACTAGTGAATCATTACAGTCCTGCAGAGGCTGAGTTGGGTTCTGGCATAAAAGGGCTGGACCAGTGGCAAGGCTGGGTCCGTAGAGCCCACCTGGATAAGGCACCTTAACACCTGACACCTGGGGTGGACCAAACTGTGgagaacagcaaaaaaaaagattggcTGAAATCAGTTTCgggaaaataaacatgatttgaaGCACTACACTTCTTTAGTAAAAAATTACCTGAGCTTTTACAGGCTGCATTGCCCCCATGTGGCCTGGAGGTCCACTAAACTGACTAGGCCCAAAGCCAGGAACTGAAAGAAGAGTCAGGGAAACCAAATTCATATTGTGCGAGTATAATCTGATTGATGTCAGTTTATTGTATGGCTTCTGAAAGCTAAACAGTGGAAAATAAACATActctgttcaaaggtttggggtctgtaaggggtctgcatttgatcaaaaatacagcaaaaacatttatattatgagaTACTGTTGAAATTTAAAAGTGTTCtctatttaactatattttaaaacaaattattcctttgatgcaaagcagaatttgcagcatcataactccagtctttagtgatacttcagaaatcattctaatatgttgatttggtgatcaagcaagggagaaaaaaaaaaaccctgctgatcccaaactttgaaGGTTAGTGTATGTAAACACCACGTTATACCTACAGAGATAAGGAGACGGTCCCATGGAGAGAGGTCTTGGTTTACTGGCCGCTGAAAAGTATTCCACTGCCTTCTTAAACCTCTCAATTTTATCTTCAGTTTGTGACTGGAGGTTAGAAATTTTTTTAAGTCTCCATGTTATGATGAACTTATGATGAAGGTAAAGTAGTACATGAAAATGCATATGTTAACACAGCCATGCTTCACCTGTGACTGCTTGAAAACATCCTTGGCCACCGAATCTAAATTCCCAAGATCTTTGATGGATGCCACATACTCAGATACAGCCTTAATAACAACCTCACATGGAGGGAGCACTAACTGATGAGCCCTTACCTgaacagagagaagaaaaacaaagaatgaaGTTAAAAGAATGGGTTGCATTGAAAAAAACTGATGCTCAAGGATGCTTAAGTCTGTATCCTCAATTACAATTATGGAAGAATGAAAATATCTGTGTGAAATGACGAATTGTACAAGAACCTTTAGTGAGGCAAGAGGGTGTTCTGGGCCTAGCAGACTCCAATGAAAGGCAGCCAAGTCTTCATCTGGCAGAATGTggttacctgttttttttttttttttttgaagacccACATTTAGAACCAAACAATGTACGGAAAAAAGCAAAGTCACATCCTTGACTTAAAAAACCTGTGGTGTCACTTACCAAGAAGAGCAGCAAAGATGGGCAGGTGCTGGGTCTTGAGGCCGAGCTGGCGAGCCGCCTCTGATAGCAGGTACTGGTGCGTGGTCAGATTCTTGCCATTCCAGGAGAGCTTGAGAGCGTGGGAGCTGAAATAGGTCGGAACGTTGCATAGCGCAAACTCTGAGTCCTGTGCAATCAGACCCTGAAAACCGTAGTCTCTGTACAGGGATAGCACCTCCTGATGGTGGTCCTCCAGGGTCTGCACCACCTACAACACAAGCAGGGTGGAAGGAGACCATGTATTCTTGTGATCTGCTGATAAACAAGCTCTGATCAAA from Cyprinus carpio isolate SPL01 chromosome B23, ASM1834038v1, whole genome shotgun sequence includes:
- the LOC109088208 gene encoding constitutive coactivator of PPAR-gamma-like protein 2; protein product: MGVQGFQEYLEKRCPGAAVPVDLLKLARTAGRQPPHHHHHHHHHHHYPHHPSSLPPPPPPARILVDADSGLQRLYGGYQTDWVCGGEWNAMLGYLAALSQACLYQGGLELVVVFNGTLGKDRWPEWARRAQGQRQTAQLIVNHVGSKATPPPRAWFLPPACLSHCVRLAMFRFRVRVVQTLEDHHQEVLSLYRDYGFQGLIAQDSEFALCNVPTYFSSHALKLSWNGKNLTTHQYLLSEAARQLGLKTQHLPIFAALLGNHILPDEDLAAFHWSLLGPEHPLASLKVRAHQLVLPPCEVVIKAVSEYVASIKDLGNLDSVAKDVFKQSQSQTEDKIERFKKAVEYFSAASKPRPLSMGPSPYLFPGFGPSQFSGPPGHMGAMQPVKAQFGPPQVSGVKVPYPGGLYGPSLATGPALLCQNPTQPLQDCNDSLVGKMGFADWSAPYDSTQGGNRQPNHHTAAPTGPSPSSSSSSDGEEQNDTSTNHLADKSTRWEDPSGRGGSGSGDGHHGNGSGPSIPSLLSMPTRSHMDITTPPLPQVSAEVLRVAEHRHRRGLMYPQIYHILTKGEMKMPVCIEDECNPDLPPASLLFRSARQYAYGVLFSLAETQRRLERLAMRKRSPVDVPPVIVKEWCASKAKSALTPELVPALCFREWTCPNLRRLWLGRASEDRSRRTRAFLACMRSDCPALLNPTCVPSHLLLMCCVLRYLGDDIIGDLCLIGH